From a region of the Zingiber officinale cultivar Zhangliang chromosome 4B, Zo_v1.1, whole genome shotgun sequence genome:
- the LOC121976813 gene encoding sucrose-phosphatase 2-like isoform X2: MALIQRSIRPNSSDPVRCHRPASSSPRVIYPFSSPRANGAKDLSFFTYHLLRTERPQLRIRCTHAMSSLAYKEMDRFSAPARLMIVSDLDHTMVDHHDPENTSLLRFNAMWESIYRHNSLLVFSTGRSPTLYKQLRKEKPLLTPDITIMSVGTEITYGDSMVPDEGWEVVLNKAWNRNIALEEAGKFPQLKLQPETEQRPHKVSFYVDKGHAQEVLKSLPGIFKSRGLDVKIIYSGGIDLDILPQGAGKGEALSYLLKKFKEAGKLPLNTLACGDSGNDAELFSISDVYGVMVSNAQEELLQWHAENAKGNSKIIHATERCAAVTLYIAYERWRQAAAENYESFIQSLKTICHPSGTIIHPSGVEQPLHEWIDTLRPYYGDKQGKKFLVWVDRAFTSKIGSDTLLVKFDKWELTDEGRNGCVTTFVLNSKPDSPGSFSLVHIHQTWLEGFAASTDDAWIF, encoded by the exons ATGGCTTTGATTCAAAGAAGCATTCGACCGAACAGTTCGGATCCAGTCCGCTGCCATCGTCCTGCCTCTTCCTCCCCTCGTGTGATCTATCCATTCTCCTCGCCCAGAGCGAACGGAGCTAAAGATCTCAGCTTTTTTACCTATCATCTCCTCCGCACGGAACGTCCCCAGCTTCGGATTCGGTGTACCCACGCTATGTCCTCTCTG GCTTACAAGGAAATGGATAGGTTCAGTGCCCCTGCTCGTCTCATGATTGTTTCGGATCTCGATCACACGATG gtaGATCATCATGACCCTGAGAACACGTCGTTGCTTAGGTTCAATGCTATGTGGGAGTCCATTTACCGCCACAATTCCCTGCTAGTATTCTCGACCGGGAGATCACCCACACTTTACAAGCAGCTAAGGAAAGAGAAACCACTATTAACACCTGATATAACAATAATGTCAGTGGGCACCGAGATCACTTATGGTGACTCCATGGTACCTGATGAGGGATGGGAAGTTGTCCTTAATAAAGCATGGAATAGGAACATTGCTCTTGAGGAAGCAGGAAAATTTCCCCAGTTAAAGCTTCAG CCAGAAACTGAGCAGAGGCCACACAAGGTCAGCTTCTACGTGGATAAAGGGCATGCTCAAGAGGTTTTAAAATCACTTCCAGGCATTTTCAAAAGCCGCGGG CTAGATGTAAAAATAATCTACAGTGGTGGTATTGATCTTGACATATTACCACAAGGCGCTGGCAAAGGTGAAGCTCTTTCATACTTGCTCAAAAAATTCAAGGAAGCTGGAAAACTGCCACTTAACACTCTTGCATGTGGTGATTCCGGGAATGATGCTGAGCTATTTAGCATTTCAGATGTTTATGGTGTCATG GTCAGCAATGCCCAAGAGGAGTTACTGCAATGGCATGCTGAAAATGCAAAAGGAAATTCTAAGATAATTCATGCCACCGAAAGGTGTGCTGCAG TTACACTTTACATTGCGTATGAGAGGTGGCGCCAGGCTGCAGCTGAAAATTATGAATCATTTATCCAAAGTTTGAAGACAATATGT CATCCAAGTGGGACTATTATCCATCCATCTGGAGTTGAACAACCTCTCCACGAATGGATAGACACACTTAGACCATACTACGGTGATAAACAAGGTAAAAAGTTCCTAGTGTGGGTAGATAGAGCATTCACTTCAAAGATTGGTTCAGACACATTGCTTGTAAAGTTTGATAAGTGGGAACTAACTG ATGAAGGGCGAAATGGTTGCGTCACTACCTTTGTACTCAACTCAAAG CCCGACAGCCCAGGCAGCTTCAGCTTGGTACACATTCATCAGACCTGGCTCGAAGGGTTCGCAGCGAGCACCGATGATGCCTGGATCTTCTAA
- the LOC121976813 gene encoding sucrose-phosphatase 2-like isoform X1, with translation MALIQRSIRPNSSDPVRCHRPASSSPRVIYPFSSPRANGAKDLSFFTYHLLRTERPQLRIRCTHAMSSLAYKEMDRFSAPARLMIVSDLDHTMVDHHDPENTSLLRFNAMWESIYRHNSLLVFSTGRSPTLYKQLRKEKPLLTPDITIMSVGTEITYGDSMVPDEGWEVVLNKAWNRNIALEEAGKFPQLKLQPETEQRPHKVSFYVDKGHAQEVLKSLPGIFKSRGLDVKIIYSGGIDLDILPQGAGKGEALSYLLKKFKEAGKLPLNTLACGDSGNDAELFSISDVYGVMVSNAQEELLQWHAENAKGNSKIIHATERCAAGIIEAIAHFGLGPNISPRDSLDLLSYKPEDINPAIILVTLYIAYERWRQAAAENYESFIQSLKTICHPSGTIIHPSGVEQPLHEWIDTLRPYYGDKQGKKFLVWVDRAFTSKIGSDTLLVKFDKWELTDEGRNGCVTTFVLNSKPDSPGSFSLVHIHQTWLEGFAASTDDAWIF, from the exons ATGGCTTTGATTCAAAGAAGCATTCGACCGAACAGTTCGGATCCAGTCCGCTGCCATCGTCCTGCCTCTTCCTCCCCTCGTGTGATCTATCCATTCTCCTCGCCCAGAGCGAACGGAGCTAAAGATCTCAGCTTTTTTACCTATCATCTCCTCCGCACGGAACGTCCCCAGCTTCGGATTCGGTGTACCCACGCTATGTCCTCTCTG GCTTACAAGGAAATGGATAGGTTCAGTGCCCCTGCTCGTCTCATGATTGTTTCGGATCTCGATCACACGATG gtaGATCATCATGACCCTGAGAACACGTCGTTGCTTAGGTTCAATGCTATGTGGGAGTCCATTTACCGCCACAATTCCCTGCTAGTATTCTCGACCGGGAGATCACCCACACTTTACAAGCAGCTAAGGAAAGAGAAACCACTATTAACACCTGATATAACAATAATGTCAGTGGGCACCGAGATCACTTATGGTGACTCCATGGTACCTGATGAGGGATGGGAAGTTGTCCTTAATAAAGCATGGAATAGGAACATTGCTCTTGAGGAAGCAGGAAAATTTCCCCAGTTAAAGCTTCAG CCAGAAACTGAGCAGAGGCCACACAAGGTCAGCTTCTACGTGGATAAAGGGCATGCTCAAGAGGTTTTAAAATCACTTCCAGGCATTTTCAAAAGCCGCGGG CTAGATGTAAAAATAATCTACAGTGGTGGTATTGATCTTGACATATTACCACAAGGCGCTGGCAAAGGTGAAGCTCTTTCATACTTGCTCAAAAAATTCAAGGAAGCTGGAAAACTGCCACTTAACACTCTTGCATGTGGTGATTCCGGGAATGATGCTGAGCTATTTAGCATTTCAGATGTTTATGGTGTCATG GTCAGCAATGCCCAAGAGGAGTTACTGCAATGGCATGCTGAAAATGCAAAAGGAAATTCTAAGATAATTCATGCCACCGAAAGGTGTGCTGCAGGTATTATTGAAGCTATTGCCCATTTTGGGCTAGGTCCTAATATCTCTCCAAGAGATAGTTTGGATCTCTTGTCTTACAAGCCAGAAGATATTAATCCAGCAATTATACTAGTTACACTTTACATTGCGTATGAGAGGTGGCGCCAGGCTGCAGCTGAAAATTATGAATCATTTATCCAAAGTTTGAAGACAATATGT CATCCAAGTGGGACTATTATCCATCCATCTGGAGTTGAACAACCTCTCCACGAATGGATAGACACACTTAGACCATACTACGGTGATAAACAAGGTAAAAAGTTCCTAGTGTGGGTAGATAGAGCATTCACTTCAAAGATTGGTTCAGACACATTGCTTGTAAAGTTTGATAAGTGGGAACTAACTG ATGAAGGGCGAAATGGTTGCGTCACTACCTTTGTACTCAACTCAAAG CCCGACAGCCCAGGCAGCTTCAGCTTGGTACACATTCATCAGACCTGGCTCGAAGGGTTCGCAGCGAGCACCGATGATGCCTGGATCTTCTAA
- the LOC121977985 gene encoding uncharacterized protein LOC121977985, whose translation MASVNVFFGRRARSASYRSGGGSGPGDLQRSGPNCGLGRLVRKLRRQSKMLSVAMTKSTAFGCQYDPLSYSRNFDRNGFGAALDDDDDDEDGSSDHFYYTFSSRFVAGTSSSCSCRVPCNCGINVAADAAAAASL comes from the coding sequence ATGGCGTCCGTGAACGTTTTCTTCGGCCGGAGAGCACGCTCCGCCAGTTACCGATCAGGTGGTGGCTCAGGCCCCGGTGACCTGCAGCGCAGCGGCCCGAACTGCGGCCTGGGGAGGCTGGTGAGGAAACTAAGGAGGCAGAGCAAGATGCTGTCCGTGGCGATGACCAAATCAACCGCCTTCggctgccagtacgatcctctgaGCTACTCCAGAAACTTCGATCGTAATGGATTCGGGGCTGCGcttgacgacgacgacgacgacgaggacGGTTCCTCCGACCATTTTTACTATACGTTCTCGTCGAGGTTCGTCGCCGGTACTTCTTCCTCCTGCAGTTGCAGAGTGCCCTGTAATTGTGGGATTAATGTAGCCGCcgatgccgccgccgccgccagccTCTAG